In a genomic window of Panthera tigris isolate Pti1 chromosome D4, P.tigris_Pti1_mat1.1, whole genome shotgun sequence:
- the SLC34A3 gene encoding sodium-dependent phosphate transport protein 2C — MPNSLTGGQVPPLTLDTVGLVDRSLGNAGTSGSAPVLEEGKMDPWALPQLKDTGQSWKELSVAGRVLRVATGFLKACGLLGSLYLFICSLDILSSAFQLLSSKVTGDIFKENVVLSNPVAGLVIGVLVTVLVQSSSTSSSIVVSMVASKLLTVQACVPIIMGVNVGTSITSTLVSMAQSGDRDEFRRAFGGSAVHGIFNWLTVLILLPLESALALLERLSALTLGATSLQPGGHAPDILKVLTQPLTHLIVQLDTDAIASSATGNATNSSLIKQWCGTREVMTSGNSSDCGAAASGPCPERNGTAAVELLPCHHLFVGTTLTDLAVGFILLAASLLLLCTCLVLIVKLLNSVLRGRIAQAVRKVINADFPFPFSWLSGYLAILVGAGLTFVLQSSSVFTAAVVPLMGVGVISLERAYPLFLGSNIGTTTTALLAALASPADMLLSALQVALIHFFFNLAGILLWYVVPVLRLPIPLAKRFGDVTAKYRWVAIAYLLLSFLLLPLAAFGLSLAGSTVLAAVGGPLVGLVLLVILVNVLQRHRPAWLPRRLRSWAWLPLWLHSLEPWDRLVGRCCPCRVCSPPPAAAKEAHCYENPEVLASQQL; from the exons ATGCCGAATTCCCTCACGGGTGGCCAGGTCCCCCCCCTTACTCTGGACACAGTTGGCCTGGTGGACCGGAGCCTGGGAAATGCAG GGACCTCCGGTTCTGCCCCAGTcttggaagaggggaaaatggaccCCTGGGCCCTCCCTCAGCTGAAGGACACTGGCCAGTCCTGGAAAG AGCTCAGCGTGGCCGGCAGGGTGCTCCGGGTGGCCACTGGCTTCCTCAAGGCCTGTGGACTCCTGGGCAGCCTCTACCTCTTCATCTGCTCCCTGGACATCCTCAGCTCCGCCTTCCAGCTGCTGAGCA GCAAGGTGACTGGAGACATCTTTAAGGAAAACGTGGTGCTGTCCAACCCTGTGGCTGGACTGGTCATCGGCGTGCTGGTCACAGTTCTCGTCCAGAGCTCCAGCACGTCTTCCTCCATTGTGGTCAGCATGGTGGCCTCCAAAT TGCTGACCGTCCAGGCGTGTGTGCCCATCATCATGGGCGTCAACGTGGGCACGTCCATCACCAGCACCCTGGTCTCAATGGCACAGTCAGGGGACCGAGATGAGTTTCGGAG GGCCTTTGGCGGCTCAGCTGTTCACGGCATCTTCAACTGGCTCACGGTGCTGATCTTGCTGCCACTGGAGAGTGCCCTCGCCCTGCTGGAGAGGCTCAGCGCCCTGACTCTGGGCGCCACCAGCCTGCAGCCTGGGGGGCACGCGCCCGACATCCTCAAGGTGCTAACGCAGCCTCTCACACACCTCATTGTGCAG CTGGACACTGATGCGATTGCAAGCAGTGCCACGGGCAACGCCACCAACAGCAGCCTCATTAAGCAATGGTGCGGCACCAGGGAGGTGATG ACCTCGGGGAACAGCAGCGACTGTGGAGCGGCGGCCTCCGGCCCCTGCCCTGAGAGGAACGGAACGGCTGCGGTGGAGCTGCTGCCCT gccACCACCTGTTCGTGGGGACCACGCTCACGGACCTGGCCGTGGGCTTCATCCTGCTGGCcgcctccctgctcctgctctgcaCCTGCCTCGTCCTCATCGTCAAACTGCTTAACTCTGTGCTGCGCGGCCGCATCGCCCAGGCCGTGAGGAAGGTCATCAATGCTG acttccccttccccttcagcTGGCTCAGCGGCTACCTGGCCATCCTGGTGGGCGCCGGCCTGACCTTCGTGCTCCAGAGCAGCAGTGTCTTCACGGCGGCCGTTGTGCCGCTCATGG GGGTCGGGGTGATCAGCCTGGAGCGCGCATACCCCCTCTTCCTGGGCTCCAACATCGGCACGACCACCACAGCCCTGCTGGCCGCCCTGGCCAGTCCCGCGGACATGCTGCTCAGCGCCCTCCAG GTCGCCCTCATCCACTTCTTTTTCAATCTGGCTGGCATCCTGCTGTGGTACGTGGTGCCTGTCCTGCGGCTGCCCATCCCGCTGGCCAAACGCTTCGGGGACGTGACCGCCAAATACCGCTGGGTGGCCATCGCCTATCTGCTGCTCAGCTTCCTGCTGCTGCCGCTGGCCGCCTTCGGGCTCTCCCTGGCAGGGAGCACGGTGCTGGCTGCAGTCGGAGGACCCCTGGTGGGGCTGGTACTCCTCGTCATCCTGGTCAATGTCCTGCAGCGGCACCGGCCAGCCTGGCTGCCACGCCGTCTGCGGTCCTGGGCCTGGCTGCCGCTCTGGCTCCATTCTCTGGAGCCCTGGGACCGCCTGGTGGGCCGCTGCTGCCCCTGCAGGGTCTGCAGCCCCCCTCCGGCCGCCGCCAAGGAGGCCCACTGCTACGAGAACCCTGAGGTCCTGGCCTCCCAGCAGCTGTGA
- the TUBB4B gene encoding tubulin beta-4B chain gives MREIVHLQAGQCGNQIGAKFWEVISDEHGIDPTGTYHGDSDLQLERINVYYNEATGGKYVPRAVLVDLEPGTMDSVRSGPFGQIFRPDNFVFGQSGAGNNWAKGHYTEGAELVDSVLDVVRKEAESCDCLQGFQLTHSLGGGTGSGMGTLLISKIREEYPDRIMNTFSVVPSPKVSDTVVEPYNATLSVHQLVENTDETYCIDNEALYDICFRTLKLTTPTYGDLNHLVSATMSGVTTCLRFPGQLNADLRKLAVNMVPFPRLHFFMPGFAPLTSRGSQQYRALTVPELTQQMFDAKNMMAACDPRHGRYLTVAAVFRGRMSMKEVDEQMLNVQNKNSSYFVEWIPNNVKTAVCDIPPRGLKMSATFIGNSTAIQELFKRISEQFTAMFRRKAFLHWYTGEGMDEMEFTEAESNMNDLVSEYQQYQDATAEEEGEFEEEAEEEVA, from the exons atgaGGGAGATCGTGCACCTGCAGGCCGGCCAGTGCGGCAACCAGATCGGCGCTAAG TTCTGGGAGGTCATCAGTGACGAGCATGGCATCGATCCTACCGGCACTTACCACGGCGATAGCGACCTGCAGTTGGAGCGGATCAACGTGTACTACAACGAGGCCACCG GTGGCAAGTATGTGCCCCGAGCTGTGCTCGTGGACCTGGAACCGGGCACCATGGATTCCGTGCGCTCGGGACCCTTCGGTCAAATCTTCAGGCCAGACAACTTCGTTTTCG GTCAGAGTGGTGCCGGGAATAACTGGGCCAAGGGGCACTACACGGAAGGTGCAGAGCTGGTCGACTCGGTCTTGGATGTCGTGAGGAAGGAGGCCGAGAGCTGTGACTGCCTGCAGGGCTTCCAGCTGACCCACTCCCTGGGCGGGGGCACCGGGTCTGGGATGGGTACCCTCCTCATCAGCAAGATCCGGGAGGAGTACCCCGACAGGATCATGAACACGTTCAGTGTGGTGCCCTCGCCCAAGGTGTCGGACACGGTGGTGGAGCCTTATAACGCCACCCTCTCGGTCCATCAGCTCGTAGAGAACACAGACGAAACCTATTGCATTGATAACGAGGCCCTCTATGACATCTGCTTCAGAACCCTAAAACTGACCACTCCTACCTATGGGGACCTCAACCACCTGGTGTCAGCCACCATGAGCGGGGTCACCACCTGCCTGCGCTTTCCCGGCCAGCTCAATGCTGACCTGCGCAAGCTGGCTGTCAACATGGTCCCCTTCCCCCGCCTGCATTTCTTCATGCCCGGCTTCGCCCCACTGACCAGCCGAGGCAGCCAACAGTACCGGGCCCTGACGGTGCCCGAGCTCACCCAGCAGATGTTCGATGCGAAGAACATGATGGCTGCCTGTGACCCCCGCCACGGCCGCTACCTGACCGTGGCTGCAGTGTTCAGGGGTCGCATGTCCATGAAGGAGGTGGACGAGCAGATGCTGAACGTCCAAAACAAGAACAGCAGCTACTTCGTCGAGTGGATCCCCAACAACGTGAAGACCGCCGTCTGTGACATCCCGCCCCGGGGGCTGAAAATGTCCGCCACCTTCATCGGCAACAGCACGGCCATCCAGGAGCTGTTCAAGCGCATCTCGGAGCAGTTCACGGCCATGTTCCGGCGCAAGGCCTTCCTGCACTGGTACACGGGCGAGGGCATGGACGAGATGGAGTTCACCGAGGCCGAGAGCAACATGAACGACCTGGTGTCCGAGTACCAGCAGTACCAGGACGCCACGGCCGAGGAGGAGGGCGAGtttgaggaggaggcagaggaagaggtggCCTAG
- the FAM166A gene encoding protein FAM166A isoform X1, giving the protein MTATQKHNLFTPEPHYIPGYAGFYPQLRYQVGNTYGRTTAQLLTDPSVRKSPCSVLSPISKPKFIEDFSKSKPPLIPCRDLTEPYIPHYTGLKPYKNFEILGRFPPQEVNAQEGPSGAENVSRQVLRPAGFMPYPPYPPCPPGRKGDSRDFGHPGLRLAYGEEGWKSASPVHEAPERAQLYHCRRDEHPPPAHQQETLDVGRFHRLPQLDHPNLIQRKAISGYAGFVPRFAWVMGVNYCDGVTQAMDEFDKNQFLIKNPICALGERLPRTHWPSNTIYNSKGLIPFYMGFIPSMQDNYAMTFGNSTRKAYQKELERRDQTL; this is encoded by the exons ATGACAGCTACTCAGAAACACAACCTCTTCACGCCAGAACCTCACTATATCCCTGG CTATGCCGGCTTCTATCCGCAGCTGCGCTACCAGGTGGGGAACACCTACGGGCGCACCACAGCGCAGCTGCTCACAGACCCCAGCGTGAGGAAGAGCCCCTGCTCGGTGTTGTCCCCCATATCCAAGCCCAAGTTCATCGAGGACTTCAGCAAGTCCAAGCCACCTTTGATCCCCTGCCGCGACCTGACTGAGCCCTACATCCCCCACTACACCG GTCTGAAGCCCTACAAGAACTTTGAGATCCTGGGCCGGTTCCCACCCCAGGAGGTGAATGCCCAGGAGGGGCCGTCGGGGGCAGAGAATGTATCCAGGCAGGTCCTGCGGCCTGCGGGCTTCATGCCCTACCCCCCTTACCCTCCGTGCCCACCAGGCAGGAAGGGGGACTCCAGAGACTTTGGACACCCAGGCCTGCGGCTGGCATACGGTGAGGAAGGCTGGAAGAGCGCCTCCCCTGTCCACGAGGCCCCTGAGCGGGCCCAG CTATACCACTGCAGGAGGGATGaacacccacccccagcccaccagcAGGAGACATTGGATGTGGGCAGGTTTCACAGGCTGCCCCAGCTGGACCACCCCAACCTGATCCAACGCAAAGCCATCTCAG GCTATGCTGGCTTTGTCCCTCGCTTTGCCTGGGTGATGGGGGTGAATTACTGCGATGGTGTCACACAGGCTATGGACGAGTTTGACAAGAATCAG TTCCTGATCAAAAATCCCATCTGTGCCCTGGGTGAAAGGCTGCCCAGAACACACTGGCCCAGCAACACCATCTATAACAGCAAGGGCCTGATACCTTTCTACATGGGGTTTATACCAT CCATGCAAGACAACTACGCAATGACGTTTGGCAACAGCACCCGCAAAGCCTATCAGAAGGAACTGGAGAGGCGAGACCAGACACTATGA
- the FAM166A gene encoding protein FAM166A isoform X3, translating to MTATQKHNLFTPEPHYIPGYAGFYPQLRYQVGNTYGRTTAQLLTDPSVRKSPCSVLSPISKPKFIEDFSKSKPPLIPCRDLTEPYIPHYTGLKPYKNFEILGRFPPQEVNAQEGPSGAENVSRQVLRPAGFMPYPPYPPCPPGRKGDSRDFGHPGLRLAYGEEGWKSASPVHEAPERAQLYHCRRDEHPPPAHQQETLDVGRFHRLPQLDHPNLIQRKAISGYAGFVPRFAWVMGVNYCDGVTQAMDEFDKNQPCKTTTQ from the exons ATGACAGCTACTCAGAAACACAACCTCTTCACGCCAGAACCTCACTATATCCCTGG CTATGCCGGCTTCTATCCGCAGCTGCGCTACCAGGTGGGGAACACCTACGGGCGCACCACAGCGCAGCTGCTCACAGACCCCAGCGTGAGGAAGAGCCCCTGCTCGGTGTTGTCCCCCATATCCAAGCCCAAGTTCATCGAGGACTTCAGCAAGTCCAAGCCACCTTTGATCCCCTGCCGCGACCTGACTGAGCCCTACATCCCCCACTACACCG GTCTGAAGCCCTACAAGAACTTTGAGATCCTGGGCCGGTTCCCACCCCAGGAGGTGAATGCCCAGGAGGGGCCGTCGGGGGCAGAGAATGTATCCAGGCAGGTCCTGCGGCCTGCGGGCTTCATGCCCTACCCCCCTTACCCTCCGTGCCCACCAGGCAGGAAGGGGGACTCCAGAGACTTTGGACACCCAGGCCTGCGGCTGGCATACGGTGAGGAAGGCTGGAAGAGCGCCTCCCCTGTCCACGAGGCCCCTGAGCGGGCCCAG CTATACCACTGCAGGAGGGATGaacacccacccccagcccaccagcAGGAGACATTGGATGTGGGCAGGTTTCACAGGCTGCCCCAGCTGGACCACCCCAACCTGATCCAACGCAAAGCCATCTCAG GCTATGCTGGCTTTGTCCCTCGCTTTGCCTGGGTGATGGGGGTGAATTACTGCGATGGTGTCACACAGGCTATGGACGAGTTTGACAAGAATCAG CCATGCAAGACAACTACGCAATGA
- the FAM166A gene encoding protein FAM166A isoform X2, whose amino-acid sequence MTATQKHNLFTPEPHYIPGYAGFYPQLRYQVGNTYGRTTAQLLTDPSVRKSPCSVLSPISKPKFIEDFSKSKPPLIPCRDLTEPYIPHYTGLKPYKNFEILGRFPPQEVNAQEGPSGAENVSRQVLRPAGFMPYPPYPPCPPGRKGDSRDFGHPGLRLAYGEEGWKSASPVHEAPERAQLYHCRRDEHPPPAHQQETLDVGRFHRLPQLDHPNLIQRKAISGYAGFVPRFAWVMGVNYCDGVTQAMDEFDKNQHCGEKAGQKRPWEH is encoded by the exons ATGACAGCTACTCAGAAACACAACCTCTTCACGCCAGAACCTCACTATATCCCTGG CTATGCCGGCTTCTATCCGCAGCTGCGCTACCAGGTGGGGAACACCTACGGGCGCACCACAGCGCAGCTGCTCACAGACCCCAGCGTGAGGAAGAGCCCCTGCTCGGTGTTGTCCCCCATATCCAAGCCCAAGTTCATCGAGGACTTCAGCAAGTCCAAGCCACCTTTGATCCCCTGCCGCGACCTGACTGAGCCCTACATCCCCCACTACACCG GTCTGAAGCCCTACAAGAACTTTGAGATCCTGGGCCGGTTCCCACCCCAGGAGGTGAATGCCCAGGAGGGGCCGTCGGGGGCAGAGAATGTATCCAGGCAGGTCCTGCGGCCTGCGGGCTTCATGCCCTACCCCCCTTACCCTCCGTGCCCACCAGGCAGGAAGGGGGACTCCAGAGACTTTGGACACCCAGGCCTGCGGCTGGCATACGGTGAGGAAGGCTGGAAGAGCGCCTCCCCTGTCCACGAGGCCCCTGAGCGGGCCCAG CTATACCACTGCAGGAGGGATGaacacccacccccagcccaccagcAGGAGACATTGGATGTGGGCAGGTTTCACAGGCTGCCCCAGCTGGACCACCCCAACCTGATCCAACGCAAAGCCATCTCAG GCTATGCTGGCTTTGTCCCTCGCTTTGCCTGGGTGATGGGGGTGAATTACTGCGATGGTGTCACACAGGCTATGGACGAGTTTGACAAGAATCAG CATtgtggggagaaggcagggcaGAAGAGACCTTGGGAGCATTAG
- the STPG3 gene encoding protein STPG3 isoform X2, with protein sequence MNFDQKAVKFLANFYINGGKHWTHGPLRQKTLVPYQPKACVLLLGPPPGAAWEEMWTPGGQEFPPGLGMQMSPPQERPPICTQNLKELLLERRPPIVTDLQIPGPTKYQVPDASIRECSPHPHFSIGRKHSTREGGGRRAWQTAWFQSESPFTQKVDFNQEQKWPSPADYQPLNRPACPAFSFGGRRPASKTVEARSRPGLLRAGGAGYRAQPRLQAPPPAPGGEKRPGPNTYDISPGCRLQSHRPPAFSMSRSPAFASWISSSHTPGPAAYHVEDCYNSRFPSAPGVVIQGVRRPKRHDTGPFCTL encoded by the exons ATGAATTTTGACCAGAAGGCTGTGAAATTCCTGGCAAATTTTTACATCAATGGAGGCAAACACTGGACCCATGGCCCCCTGAGGCAGAAGACACTTGTGCCATACCA GCCCAAGGCCTGTGTCTTGTTGCTGGGCCCCCCGCCAGGGGCCGCCTGGGAGGAGATGTGGACCCCTGGAGGGCAGGAGTTCCCACCTGGCCTCGGGATGCAAATGAGTCCCCCCCAGGAGCGTCCCCCTATCTGCACCCAGAACCTGAAGGAGCTGT TACTGGAGCGGCGCCCACCCATCGTGACCGACCTGCAGATCCCCGGCCCCACCAAGTACCAGGTGCCCGATGCTTCAATACGCGAGTGCTCCCCACATCCCCACTTCAGCATCGGCCGCAAGCACTCCACCCGCG AGGGCGGTGGCCGCAGGGCGTGGCAGACAGCGTGGTTCCAGAGCGAAAGCCCCTTCACACAGAAAGTCGACTTTAACCAAGAGCAAAAG TGGCCATCGCCCGCGGACTATCAACCACTCAACCGGCCTGCCTGCCCGGCCTTCAGCTTTGGGGGCCGCCGCCCCGCCTCCAAGACAGTTGAGGCCCGCTCCCGGCCGGGGCTGCTGCGGGCCGGGGGTGCGGGTTACCGTGCCCAGCCCCGGCTCCAGGCCCCTCCTCCGGCCCCGGGGGGCGAGAAGCGCCCAGGCCCCAACACCTACGACATCTCTCCTGGGTGCCGGCTGCAGAGCCACCGCCCGCCCGCCTTCTCCATGAGCCGTTCACCTGCGTTCGCCTCCTGGATCAGCTCCT CCCACACTCCCGGCCCAGCTGCCTACCATGTGGAGGATTGCTATAACTCGCGCTTCCCCTCAGCACCTGGGGTGGTCATCCAGGGCGTGCGAAGACCCAAGCGCCATGACACAGGACCCTTCTGCACGCTGTAG
- the STPG3 gene encoding protein STPG3 isoform X1 codes for MNFDQKAVKFLANFYINGGKHWTHGPLRQKTLVPYQPKACVLLLGPPPGAAWEEMWTPGGQEFPPGLGMQMSPPQERPPICTQNLKELLLERRPPIVTDLQIPGPTKYQVPDASIRECSPHPHFSIGRKHSTREGGGRRAWQTAWFQSESPFTQKVDFNQEQKWPSPADYQPLNRPACPAFSFGGRRPASKTVEARSRPGLLRAGGAGYRAQPRLQAPPPAPGGEKRPGPNTYDISPGCRLQSHRPPAFSMSRSPAFASWISSCKEASDDRGQALGAGRGTQPVGSWELAPQLGWGSRLLSAAHTPGPAAYHVEDCYNSRFPSAPGVVIQGVRRPKRHDTGPFCTL; via the exons ATGAATTTTGACCAGAAGGCTGTGAAATTCCTGGCAAATTTTTACATCAATGGAGGCAAACACTGGACCCATGGCCCCCTGAGGCAGAAGACACTTGTGCCATACCA GCCCAAGGCCTGTGTCTTGTTGCTGGGCCCCCCGCCAGGGGCCGCCTGGGAGGAGATGTGGACCCCTGGAGGGCAGGAGTTCCCACCTGGCCTCGGGATGCAAATGAGTCCCCCCCAGGAGCGTCCCCCTATCTGCACCCAGAACCTGAAGGAGCTGT TACTGGAGCGGCGCCCACCCATCGTGACCGACCTGCAGATCCCCGGCCCCACCAAGTACCAGGTGCCCGATGCTTCAATACGCGAGTGCTCCCCACATCCCCACTTCAGCATCGGCCGCAAGCACTCCACCCGCG AGGGCGGTGGCCGCAGGGCGTGGCAGACAGCGTGGTTCCAGAGCGAAAGCCCCTTCACACAGAAAGTCGACTTTAACCAAGAGCAAAAG TGGCCATCGCCCGCGGACTATCAACCACTCAACCGGCCTGCCTGCCCGGCCTTCAGCTTTGGGGGCCGCCGCCCCGCCTCCAAGACAGTTGAGGCCCGCTCCCGGCCGGGGCTGCTGCGGGCCGGGGGTGCGGGTTACCGTGCCCAGCCCCGGCTCCAGGCCCCTCCTCCGGCCCCGGGGGGCGAGAAGCGCCCAGGCCCCAACACCTACGACATCTCTCCTGGGTGCCGGCTGCAGAGCCACCGCCCGCCCGCCTTCTCCATGAGCCGTTCACCTGCGTTCGCCTCCTGGATCAGCTCCTGTAAGGAGGCTTCTGATGACAGAGGCCAGGCCCTGGGAGCAGGACGGGGGACTCAGCCTgtggggagctgggagctggCGCCGCAGCTTGGGTGGGGCTCCCGCCTTCTCTCCGCAGCCCACACTCCCGGCCCAGCTGCCTACCATGTGGAGGATTGCTATAACTCGCGCTTCCCCTCAGCACCTGGGGTGGTCATCCAGGGCGTGCGAAGACCCAAGCGCCATGACACAGGACCCTTCTGCACGCTGTAG
- the STPG3 gene encoding protein STPG3 isoform X3, whose translation MWTPGGQEFPPGLGMQMSPPQERPPICTQNLKELLLERRPPIVTDLQIPGPTKYQVPDASIRECSPHPHFSIGRKHSTREGGGRRAWQTAWFQSESPFTQKVDFNQEQKWPSPADYQPLNRPACPAFSFGGRRPASKTVEARSRPGLLRAGGAGYRAQPRLQAPPPAPGGEKRPGPNTYDISPGCRLQSHRPPAFSMSRSPAFASWISSCKEASDDRGQALGAGRGTQPVGSWELAPQLGWGSRLLSAAHTPGPAAYHVEDCYNSRFPSAPGVVIQGVRRPKRHDTGPFCTL comes from the exons ATGTGGACCCCTGGAGGGCAGGAGTTCCCACCTGGCCTCGGGATGCAAATGAGTCCCCCCCAGGAGCGTCCCCCTATCTGCACCCAGAACCTGAAGGAGCTGT TACTGGAGCGGCGCCCACCCATCGTGACCGACCTGCAGATCCCCGGCCCCACCAAGTACCAGGTGCCCGATGCTTCAATACGCGAGTGCTCCCCACATCCCCACTTCAGCATCGGCCGCAAGCACTCCACCCGCG AGGGCGGTGGCCGCAGGGCGTGGCAGACAGCGTGGTTCCAGAGCGAAAGCCCCTTCACACAGAAAGTCGACTTTAACCAAGAGCAAAAG TGGCCATCGCCCGCGGACTATCAACCACTCAACCGGCCTGCCTGCCCGGCCTTCAGCTTTGGGGGCCGCCGCCCCGCCTCCAAGACAGTTGAGGCCCGCTCCCGGCCGGGGCTGCTGCGGGCCGGGGGTGCGGGTTACCGTGCCCAGCCCCGGCTCCAGGCCCCTCCTCCGGCCCCGGGGGGCGAGAAGCGCCCAGGCCCCAACACCTACGACATCTCTCCTGGGTGCCGGCTGCAGAGCCACCGCCCGCCCGCCTTCTCCATGAGCCGTTCACCTGCGTTCGCCTCCTGGATCAGCTCCTGTAAGGAGGCTTCTGATGACAGAGGCCAGGCCCTGGGAGCAGGACGGGGGACTCAGCCTgtggggagctgggagctggCGCCGCAGCTTGGGTGGGGCTCCCGCCTTCTCTCCGCAGCCCACACTCCCGGCCCAGCTGCCTACCATGTGGAGGATTGCTATAACTCGCGCTTCCCCTCAGCACCTGGGGTGGTCATCCAGGGCGTGCGAAGACCCAAGCGCCATGACACAGGACCCTTCTGCACGCTGTAG
- the NELFB gene encoding negative elongation factor B produces MFAGLQDLGVANGEDLKETLTNCTEPLKAIEQFQTENGVLLPSLQSALPFLDLHGTPRLEFHQSVFDELRDKLLERVSAIASEGKAEERYKKLEDLLEKSFSLVKMPSLQPVVMCVMKHLPKVPEKKLKLVMADKELYRACAVEVKRQIWQDNQALFGDEVSPLLKQYILEKESALFSTELSVLHNFFSPSPKTRRQGEVVQKLTQMVGKNVKLYDMVLQFLRTLFLRTRNVHYCTLRAELLMSLHELDVGDICSVDPCHKFTWCLDACIRERFVDSKRARELQGFLDGVKKGQEQVLGDLSMILCDPFAINTLSLSTVRHLQELVGQETLPRDSPDLLLLLRLLALGQGAWDMIDSQVFKEPKMEVELITRFLPMLMSFVVDDHTFNVDQKLPAEEKAPVMYPNTLPESFTKFLQEHRMACEVGLYYVLHITKQRNKNALLRLLPGLVETFGDLAFGDIFLHLLMGNLALLADEFALEDFCRSLFDGFLLTASPRKENVQRHVLRLLIHLHHRVAPSRLDALRKALEPTGQSGEAVKELYSQLGERLEQLEHRKPSPAQAAETPALELPLPAVSTPAGL; encoded by the exons ATGTTCGCGGGGCTGCAGGACCTGGGCGTGGCCAACGGCGAAGACCTGAAGGAGACGCTGACCAACTGCACGGAGCCGCTCAAGGCCATCGAGCAGTTCCAG acAGAGAATGGCGTGCTGCTGCCCTCCCTGCAGTCGGCCTTGCCTTTCTTGGACCTGCATGGGACACCTCGGCTGGAGTTCCACCAGTCGGTGTTTGACGAGCTTCGGGACAAGCTGCTGGAGCGGGTGTCCGCCATTGCCTCAGAGGGGAAGGCTGAGGAAAG GTATAAGAAACTGGAAGATCTTCTAGAAAAGAGCTTTTCTCTGGTGAAGATGCCGTCCCTGCAGCCAGTGGTGATGTGTGTCATGAAACATTTGCCCAAG GTTCCGGAGAAGAAGCTGAAGCTGGTGATGGCCGACAAGGAGCTGTACCGGGCCTGTGCTGTGGAGGTGAAGCGGCAGATCTGGCAGGACAACCAGGCACTGTTTGGCGACGAAGTTTCTCCGCTGCTGAAGCAGTACATCCTAGAGAAGGAGAGTGCGCTTTTCAGCACCGAGCTCTCCGTCCTGCACAACTTCTTCAGCCCTTCCCCAAAGACGAGGCGCCAGGGCGAG GTGGTGCAGAAGCTGACGCAGATGGTGGGGAAGAACGTGAAGCTGTACGACATGGTGCTGCAGTTCCTGCGGACCCTCTTCCTGCGGACCCGGAACGTGCACTACTGCACGCTGCGGGCCGAGCTGCTCATGTCCCTGCACGAGCTGGACGTCGGGGACATCTGCTCCGTGGACCCCTGCCATAAG TTTACTTGGTGCCTGGATGCCTGCATTCGTGAGCGGTTTGTGGACAGCAAGAGAGCCCGAGAGCTGCAGGGGTTTCTTGACGGCGTGAAGAAGGGGCAGGAGCAAGTCCTAGG GGACCTGTCCATGATCCTGTGTGACCCCTTTGCCATCAACACCCTGTCGCTGAGCACCGTCAGGCACCTGCAGGAGCTGGTCGGCCAGGAGACCCTGCCTAGG GACAGTCCCGATCTTCTGCTGCTGCTCAGGCTGCTGGCGCTGGGCCAGGGGGCATGGGACATGATTGACAGCCAGGTCTTCAAGGAGCCCAAGATG GAGGTGGAGCTCATCACCAGGTTCCTGCCCATGCTCATGTCCTTCGTGGTCGACGACCACACCTTCAACGTGGACCAGAAGCTGCCGGCTGAGGAGAAAGCCCCGGTTATGTACCCGAACACGCTCCCGGAGAGTTTCACCAA GTTCCTGCAGGAGCACCGCATGGCCTGCGAGGTGGGGCTGTACTACGTGCTGCACATCACCAAGCAGAGGAACAAGAACGCGCTCCTGCGCCTGCTGCCGGGGCTGG TGGAGACCTTTGGCGACCTGGCGTTTGGGGACATCTTCCTGCACCTGCTCATGGGGAACTTGGCGCTGCTGGCCGACGAGTTTGCCCTGGAGGACTTCTGCAGGAGCCTCTTCGATGGCTTCCTCCTCACGGCCTcgcccag GAAGGAGAACGTGCAGCGCCACGTGCTGCGGCTCCTCATCCACCTGCACCACCGGGTGGCCCCGTCCAGGCTGGACGCCCTGCGGAAGGCGCTGGAGCCCACGGGCCAG AGCGGAGAGGCCGTGAAGGAACTTTACTCTCAGCTCGGTGAGCGGCTAGAGCAGCTGGAGCATCGGAAGCCCAGCCCGGCCCAGGCCGCGGAGACTCCGGCCCTGGAGTTGCCCCTCCCCGCCGTGTCCACTCCGGCTGGGCTCTGA